One genomic segment of Actinoplanes ianthinogenes includes these proteins:
- a CDS encoding DoxX family protein: protein MTTNISVPTQRRELRVTRNGVLWTLQILWGFFFAGSGFGKVLLYDAALYADAPRAVAWYAAVPQPLIVVIGVAELLGGLGLILPAITRVAPRLVPLAAAGLALTMLLAAGFHLIRGEYPLIPVNLLLGGVSAFIAVGRSRHRPIAPEPLTTRRALVALAVLAVLILTMIIPTWYTMTHTRF from the coding sequence ATGACCACGAACATCAGCGTCCCGACCCAGCGCCGCGAGCTGCGCGTGACCCGCAACGGCGTGCTCTGGACGCTCCAGATCCTCTGGGGCTTCTTCTTCGCCGGCAGCGGTTTCGGCAAGGTGCTGCTCTACGACGCGGCCCTGTACGCGGACGCCCCCCGCGCCGTCGCCTGGTACGCCGCGGTGCCCCAGCCCCTGATCGTCGTCATCGGGGTCGCCGAACTGCTCGGCGGCCTCGGCCTGATCCTGCCGGCCATCACCCGGGTCGCACCGAGGCTGGTCCCGCTCGCCGCCGCCGGCCTGGCTCTGACCATGCTCCTGGCCGCCGGCTTCCACCTGATCCGCGGCGAGTACCCGCTGATCCCGGTCAACCTGCTGCTGGGCGGGGTCTCGGCGTTCATCGCGGTGGGCCGGTCGCGCCACCGGCCGATCGCCCCGGAGCCGCTCACCACCCGGCGCGCGCTCGTCGCCCTCGCGGTCCTGGCGGTGCTGATCCTGACCATGATCATCCCGACCTGGTACACGATGACCCACACGCGGTTCTGA
- a CDS encoding DM13 domain-containing protein — translation MIRRLLTKPATWIVAAVLGVGALYWFQPWRLFTDTTVTDSLAVPASAPPATAASASASASAPAAPVATVVAQGSFVTHEHDTTGTARIVRNADGSHQLELVGLDTTDGPDLRVWLTDQPVRAGAAGWRVFDDGEYRELGRLKGNHGDQVYAIPAGVDPAEFRSVSIWCKRFSVSFGAAALSTT, via the coding sequence GTGATCCGCAGACTTCTCACCAAGCCGGCCACCTGGATCGTCGCCGCCGTGCTCGGCGTCGGAGCGCTCTACTGGTTCCAGCCGTGGCGGCTGTTCACCGACACCACCGTGACCGACTCCCTGGCGGTCCCGGCCTCCGCGCCCCCGGCCACCGCCGCGTCCGCGTCCGCCTCCGCCTCCGCGCCGGCGGCGCCGGTCGCGACCGTGGTGGCGCAGGGCAGCTTCGTCACCCACGAGCACGACACCACCGGCACCGCGCGGATCGTCCGCAACGCCGACGGCAGTCACCAACTCGAACTGGTCGGCCTGGACACCACCGACGGCCCCGACCTGCGGGTCTGGCTCACCGACCAACCGGTCCGCGCGGGCGCCGCGGGCTGGCGCGTCTTCGACGACGGCGAGTACCGGGAACTCGGCCGCCTCAAGGGCAACCACGGCGACCAGGTCTACGCGATACCGGCCGGCGTCGATCCCGCGGAGTTCCGCAGCGTCAGCATCTGGTGCAAACGCTTCTCGGTCTCCTTCGGCGCCGCTGCCCTCAGCACGACCTGA
- a CDS encoding serine hydrolase domain-containing protein, translating to MTEGNSRLSRRTLGKLAVGAGFGAATYGGFRAASADTTSDTAAATWKATGTAVPALSSFDSTMKSFMQARNITAGQLAVTYKGRLVLARGYKWSADTALNVQPTSLFRVASLSKSLTAAAIVKLVQDGKLTLTTKVGSILDLTPPAGQTRDPRLANVTLWQVLQHTGGWDSSVTPDPQWNDRVVAKALGVPMELYPKDVIKYMSGQLLDFTPGTKVAYCNFGYNLAGRVIEAVSGLPYATYVQQKLLTPLGITRMAQGWSIAKHTGEVPYVSKYTGTTVLNETGDVVPAPYGSFSMRVMDAHGGWIASAVDMVRWASMFDKAGTVLGSTALGQVFKTPSLGVNPDGWYYGLGWAVRPVTTGGTGRNTWHVGSMPGTYTLLVRTYHGMSWAALFNQRDDASGLGYGDIDAQLWTAAGKVTAWPTNNLYSTYF from the coding sequence GTGACCGAAGGTAACAGTCGGCTCAGCCGACGCACCCTGGGCAAACTCGCGGTGGGAGCCGGTTTCGGCGCCGCCACCTATGGCGGCTTCCGGGCCGCCTCGGCGGACACGACGTCGGACACGGCGGCCGCCACCTGGAAGGCAACGGGGACCGCCGTCCCGGCCCTGTCCTCGTTCGACAGCACCATGAAGTCGTTCATGCAGGCGCGGAACATCACCGCCGGCCAGCTCGCCGTGACCTACAAGGGGCGGCTCGTGCTCGCCCGGGGATACAAGTGGAGTGCCGACACCGCGCTGAACGTGCAACCCACCTCGCTGTTCCGGGTGGCCAGCCTGTCCAAGTCACTGACCGCGGCGGCCATCGTCAAGCTGGTGCAGGACGGCAAGCTGACGCTGACCACCAAGGTGGGCAGCATTCTCGACCTGACGCCGCCCGCGGGGCAGACCCGCGACCCGCGCCTCGCGAACGTCACGTTGTGGCAGGTGCTCCAGCACACCGGCGGCTGGGACTCGAGCGTCACCCCGGACCCGCAGTGGAATGACCGGGTGGTCGCCAAGGCACTGGGTGTGCCGATGGAGCTGTACCCGAAGGACGTCATCAAGTACATGTCCGGGCAGCTGCTCGACTTCACCCCGGGCACCAAGGTCGCCTACTGCAACTTCGGGTACAACCTCGCGGGCCGGGTGATCGAGGCGGTCAGCGGGCTTCCGTACGCGACGTACGTGCAACAGAAGCTGCTGACCCCGCTCGGCATCACCCGGATGGCGCAGGGCTGGAGCATCGCCAAGCACACCGGCGAGGTGCCGTACGTGTCGAAGTACACCGGCACCACCGTGCTGAACGAGACCGGCGATGTCGTGCCGGCCCCGTACGGCTCGTTCAGCATGCGGGTGATGGACGCGCACGGCGGCTGGATCGCCTCGGCCGTCGACATGGTGCGCTGGGCGTCGATGTTCGACAAGGCCGGCACGGTGCTCGGCAGCACCGCGCTGGGCCAGGTCTTCAAGACGCCGAGCCTCGGCGTCAACCCCGACGGCTGGTACTACGGTCTCGGCTGGGCGGTGCGACCGGTGACCACCGGCGGGACCGGCCGCAACACCTGGCACGTCGGCAGCATGCCCGGCACGTACACGCTGCTGGTGCGTACCTATCACGGAATGAGCTGGGCAGCGCTGTTCAACCAGCGTGACGACGCCTCCGGGCTGGGCTACGGCGACATCGACGCGCAGCTCTGGACGGCGGCCGGCAAGGTCACCGCCTGGCCGACGAACAACCTGTACTCGACCTACTTCTAG